Genomic segment of Corynebacterium urealyticum DSM 7109:
CATGCCCCACTTTACCCCACCTTGCGCCACCATAACCACCCAGTGGGCGAGTTTAGGCTCGTTTTTTCTGAAGCTAGCGAAACAACCTGCAGATTCACCAGGCAGCAAGGTGGGGAGCGTGAACTTTTCATCAGCGAAGGGCGGTCCGTATACCCCGAAAATTGCGCTCTTCCCGGTGGCTTTCACCCTAAACCCACCATTTTGAGCCCCAATAGACCGACGGTGGGTGAAAGTGGGGATTCGGAAGAAGGCACGAAAAAACCCTCGCCATGTGGCGAGGGCTCTCGGGCTGGGCCCGCTACTTCACCGGCAGAACTTAGCGCTCGAAGCGCTTACGGAACTTATCCTCCATGCGGTCCCCCAAACCGCCCTCCCCCTGCCGGACAGCTCCGCCAGCGGAAACCCGACGAGACTTCGCGCTCTTCGCTGGAGCCGGGGAATCGCCGTTATTCAGCGCGATCATTCCGCCACCCAGCATGACCAGGAAGCCTGCAACGCTCAGGATCACGAACCACAGGGAGACCTGCGCCAGAGCGACACCGCCGACCAGCAGACAGATGCCGAGCATGATCAGCGAGATCGAACGAATATCGAAGCGCACCCCCGACGGCGCCGAGTCATCCCCACCCTGAGCAAAGCGCGGATCCTCCGCGATCAAAGCCCGCTCGATCTCTGCGAGCATCTGCTTTTCCTGTTCCGAGAGAGCCATGACAGTCCTCGTTTCCCTCTACTGATCCTCCGCGTGGCCACAACAACGCAGCACACGACCTGATAACCCACTGTAGCGCGCTTCAGATCTTCATTTACTCCGGCGGAAGATCGCGCCAACGCCGCAGTCTGCTGGAAGCCACCCCGCCGCAGCGAGGCTTCCCCATGTTTTAGTTACTACTCAGTTCCCCACTCTAACCAATGAGCAGGATTAAGTCAGCCCCAAAGCCCTAAGCGGCCTGCAGGCCAAGACCCAGCTCCATTCGCACACGCTCCAGAAGTTCGACAGAATCCGAGTACACCTCCTGAAACGCAGAGTCTGCTACATCGCGCTCGAGGCCGATATCTGCTCGCTCCGCCAGCCTGGCGTGTTGCTCGAAAGAGTCAGCCCAGCCGCCGAGGTCAGGTCGCACCGCCCGGAGACGCAG
This window contains:
- a CDS encoding DUF3040 domain-containing protein, coding for MALSEQEKQMLAEIERALIAEDPRFAQGGDDSAPSGVRFDIRSISLIMLGICLLVGGVALAQVSLWFVILSVAGFLVMLGGGMIALNNGDSPAPAKSAKSRRVSAGGAVRQGEGGLGDRMEDKFRKRFER